The Engraulis encrasicolus isolate BLACKSEA-1 chromosome 4, IST_EnEncr_1.0, whole genome shotgun sequence genome includes a window with the following:
- the LOC134447026 gene encoding uncharacterized protein LOC134447026, which translates to MDPPKLLVTVFMDEKEISKKVLRLRSLQEVVDACAPTTGTDSPDCYRVMKFDTDFNEFIDTDSTDSVEDKDKLQVFFRSSGTSVLAEQLNTSGAAAENVFAVTQNVAVPSGQQISACELDCEAVKNFLQTKDPRILAFYEEHGTLTEKWRRVLVTTTISYLVEKKGFYPNSADKQLLARAIVTLFPALQIKMEEENEGYEHFYDPVSHSGFLEDKLRNIRRSLRDDQRRYRRRGGSSEVLVRLEEVVESDESVKEWITVIKRMKPTPENRSSIKMGMDKTYTHRRYWISSQSPTLAEIVEHYPRFIDMPYLIDSEFARMFPDKADAFLRKWEPTIVPKLLKLACLEKKEDYTEDESAESSSFRALRMLVQYLPPTASGRSKGWTKCSVKAAMAYMLEIKPMGTSITSLLQTSGTVCDSSNQQTINQPRLVSLGYPNTGAQYVIVASNDAVAIPLQDESLACCLDKLFKLYWICNLAYPIQLASVFGFMEHVYGLQISGGKRAKIVELVAKLQVL; encoded by the exons ATGGATCCCCCGAAATTGTTAGTCACCGTCTTCATGGACGAGAAGGAAATAAGCAAAAAAGTTCTTCGGTTGAGATCACTACAAGAGGTTGTCGATGCATGCGCTCCAACCACAGGAACAGACAGCCCAGATTGCTACAGGGTTATGAAGTTCGATACAGACTTCAACGAATTCATAGACACAGACTCTACTGACAGTGTTGAAGACAAGGACAAGCTCCAAGTATTCTTCAGATCGAGTGGAACCTCAGTATTG GCTGAACAGCTGAATACATCTGGGGCTGCAGCAGAAAATGTATTTGCG GTGACGCAGAATGTAGCTGTTCCAAGTGGCCAGCAG ATTTCAGCCTGCGAGCTTGATTGTGAGGCAGTAAAGAATTTTCTTCAAACAAAAGACCCCCGGATATTGGCCTTCTACGAGGAGCACGGGACTTTGACTGAGAAATGGCGACGAGTATTGGTGACAACCACGATCAGCTACCTGGTTGAGAAAAAGGGATT TTACCCCAACAGTGCTGACAAACAATTACTTGCAAGAGCCATCGTTACACTGTTTCCAGCGCTACAAATAAAAATGGAAGAGGAAAACGAAGGATAT GAACATTTCTACGATCCTGTAAGCCACTCTGGCTTTCTGGAAGACAAACTAAGAAATATCCGGCGGAGTCTGAGGGATGACCAGCGGCGTTACCGCAGACGGGGAGGATCATCTGAAGTCTTGGTTAGACTGGAGGAAGTTGTGGAAAGCGATGAGTCTGTGAAAGAATGGATCACTGTAATTAAGAGGATGAAGCCTACTCCCGAAAATCGGTCATCGATAAAGATGGGAATGGACAAAACCTACACACACCGAAGATACTGGATTTCTAGTCAATCACCCACTCTGGCAGAGATTGTGGAACACTACCCACGCTTCATCGACATGCCCTATCTG ATTGACAGCGAGTTCGCGAGGATGTTTCCAGACAAAGCAGATGCCTTCCTCCGCAAATGGGAACCCACCATCGTCCCAAAGCTTCTGAAACTCGCGTGCCTTGAGAAGAAAGAAGACTACACAGAGGATGAGAGTGCTG AATCAAGTAGCTTCAGAGCCCTCAGGATGCTCGTCCAGTATCTCCCCCCTACTGCATCAGGACGGAGTAAAGGGTGGACCAAATGCAGTGTAAAGGCGGCAATGGCCTACATGTTGGAGATAAAGcca ATGGGAACCAGCATCACGTCACTTCTTCAAACCAGTGGCACGGTCTGTGATTCGTCAAATCAACAAACCATCAATCAACCACGCTTGGTGAGCCTGGGATACCCCAACACAGGAGCCCAATATGTCATAGTGGCCTCAAACGATGCTGTGGCAATTCCTCTTCAAGACGAAAGTCTAGCTTGCTGCCTAGATAAGCTTTTTAAACTGTATTGGATCTGCAATCTTGCCTATCCAATTCAGCTGGCGTCAGTGTTTGGATTCATGGAGCACGTGTATGGCTTGCAAATATCTGGTGGGAAGAGAGCCAAAATTGTGGAGCTTGTTGCCAAGCTTCAGGTGCTTTAA